The nucleotide window CCTCTTCTTTTCAATTATCTTATTAAAATTAGAGACTACAATTGAGCTTAATAACGCTTTCCATGAGAGGAATAACTTGCTCGCAGAGTTCCTGCTATACCCCTCTTTAAGCATTTCAATACTCAAGTAAAGTTCCTGCAAGGACTCGAGCAACCTCAGCCCGGAATACTTATCCGGTTCCTTAATGAATTTAGGTAACTGAGACTCCATAATTTACATTTAGTCAACGTGTTAATAAGTGTTGCCAGGTCTCCAACTTCCGGCTCCGGGTTTTGCTAGTTCGGTGGCTATAATACAGCTTTTGGACATTACAATAGAACTTATTATGACCAATGCGTTAATTGTCGTAGTTCTACCTTACAAAAGGTCGAAAGCTTCGCCCCTTAGGGCTGTGAGAGAGTCGGTTTAGTACTCTACCGCTTTTTCCTTTGTCACTTATAAACCCGACCACCTACAGCCCTTCTTTTCCACGTCTCCCTTAAGCCTTCGGGTAGTCCGCTCCTTCCCATCGCGAATGTCAGCCCAAATACCGGCACAGTTCATGGTAACACCCTTTCGACCATTTTTTACCGACCTTATCATAACACCAGAAAAGTCCCACCCTCCCTTATTCTCGTGACTAGGAGCTTATACGCCCCTCCCGAAACCGTGATAGCCCTTACCGTGTTTAAACTAATGTTTTTTATTTCGTAAGGGGTCAAAGGGCTATGCCCGCCTCTTTTTTTAACCTTACGCTAGAGGTACCGTTGCCCTTTATTAACTGAACGGGTACAACACGTCGTCGTCTAGTTTTGACCTCACGGACTACACAAGCCCACGAGTCCCTGGTTTTTCGACGGGGAAAACTATTTCACGGCCTGGCACAACACTAACTTAATGAATGTCAGGTTACCTAAAAGGGTCGTTTACTCAGACAACACTTCTGAGGTTTTAGCTAAGGACTATGTAAAAGCTGAGGGGAATTTGAGGCTTTTCACTAAAGACGTCCAAAAGTTTTTGAGGGACTTGAAAAGTAGAGGCTTTAAAGAGACAGCCCTAGAAATTAGGAAGGGGGAGAGCTACTCCCTGACTAAGAGGATAGGGGTCTGGGAAGTACATGTCAGGATATACCCCGACGGGTTTGTGGACCCCCACCTCGAAGTGAGTAGGGAGTATTTCCAACACCTGAATTCCCCTTCAGTCTCATTCGCTTACGAACTCATGTTGATGTTCCCTTACTTAGAGCTATACAACCACGGTAAAAGGGTCGTGAGAGTAGAAGGTGTTTATGAGGAAAAATTGTCCCCACCATCGCACCTAGTCCCATGGAAACCGGTGACTATTCCGTGTGTGGCCTACCTCATACTTAAGGTGGTCCAAAGAGCCTATTAATTCTCAAATTTTAATACTGTTATTTTACTCAGTTGGGTGGGAACGTGAGCGACCCTGTACTAAAGGGCAATTCCCCCGTCATATACGAAAGGGGTACGTGCTTTAAATTAGGAGCACTGTCCTTTACAAACTGACCGAGTGAAAGCTAGTCCCGGTTCAGGACACGGTGAAGTTAACGGACTCACTCGACGTCTAGATGAGGTCGTGTTGATCTCTAAAGCCGCAAGGAGTATAAAACCGTAGAGTAGTACGCCTTGGTGTAGGGCGAGCACATCATAGCAATGATGAGGATAGGGGCACCTCAGGGGCTCGACTGATCGGTAAATTATAAGGACTAGCAGAGTGAGATTTTCAATGCCGCTTGAAAATAAAAGTTATACCTAGTTATACAACGTACAAACGGGTCTCCAAAGTCCCTCAGTACGTCAGGGAGGATCACGTTGCCCTTTAAAATTTCGGAGGTATAATAAGCGTTAGCAGTGAAGAAAGAAAAAATAGCAAATGCTTACCCGTGACCGTACAAGTAAGTCCCTTCGTAAACCTTTTTATCACTTTATGCTAACTTACTAATATGAGTAGTTACGACGAGGTAAACAGGCTGCTGAGGAGGGCTGAGAAATTTAGGAAAGATGCAATTAGTTCTTGTAGTGAAGGTTATTATGATATCGCTTGCTTCTATGCAGAACAAGCTGTACAGCTCAGGATTAAGGCGTACATGTTAAAAAACTTAGGGTTCATGCCGAGGGTCCACGACGTTAGGGACTTACTTTCAACTATATATAAATATACGAATGATGAGAGGGTGAGGGAGTTCGTAAATAGGAATAGGAGTAGCCTTAAAGACCTCGAAGAGGGGTACACTGAAACGAGGTACGGCACCACGGAATACACTGAGGAGGACGCCAAGGAGTGTTTAAATATAATGGAAGAGTTGTTTAATTTAGTCGTGGTATGAACCTTGAACCTTACATAGAGTTCGTTAAAGAGAAGATGGAAATCCTCTCAAGTTTCCCCCGCATGTCCCCCCTGATATATCAGGCGGTCAAAAAGGCCCTTGAGGTCTACGACGTCAAAGGTGAGGTATATTTCTTCGGTTCAATAATAGAGGGGAAGTTTACGGTGGCGAGTGACATCGACGTCGCGGTCTTAGTAGATAAAATACCGGAAAAAAGGAAGGAGGTCGTCCACAAAGTGTTCGAAATTCTGGAAAGTAATGGGTTACCTTGGTGGTTTCCGTTAGAAATCCACTTCTTCACCCCCTCACTGTTTGAAGCATTTAAGAAGGGAGGTGCCAATTTCGTTAAAGCAGAGGATTACCTTAAAAATAACACGCAGTGAGTCGTATTTTCTACACAGGTCGAGTTGACGTGAACCCCCTGTCCTTAACATTACTAGGCCCCCTCGTTATGTTGGGCAACAAAGGAGTTAAGACTTAACAGTCGATGGCAAATTCGAAGTAGCCACACACTACTGTACGGACTGGCAGACCGTGCAGGGGTCAATACCAATAACGCGATAGGATTGGCGCCTATCCTCGGGACTAATTATCTAAATTTAAAGGGAGACGACGGGCTCATACAGTACGTGTCCTCCGAGGTCGACGACTACGTCTCAAAACTGTTGTCCTCCCCCACGTCAATGAGACTGTGGACTATGGACAAGTCGCGATCAAGCCCGTCGTACCGATGGCCGTCTGTCCGTTGCCTTACGTGGTGTGAACGTGACGTACCACTTGGAGCTGAGGTCTAGAGCCCCCGTGTAAACCCTGACTGAGCGAACACTACATCAAGTATTTATTAAGAAGTTCAGAGAGGTAGTAGTTATGGAAAAGGACCTTTATATTGTTGACCGAGATTATGTCGAGGCCAGGCTAATTGAGAGTTTATCGGACCTATTTCTTTCCCTTACTTTATGGAAGGAAGGATATACTAGGAACTCTGCAGGGAAGGCTTTCAGCGCAGTGAGGGCGTTGCTCAGTGCCCTAATAGTCGTTAATGAAGACAAACTGCTGAACTTAGCAAAAGACGATAAGGAAAAAGAGTGGGTTAAGAAAAAAGCCCATACAGTCCCTACACATAGCATGTACGCCTTAGCACATATGCTAAAAGAGGCTGGGATTAACGTCCTGGACCTAGTCAACTATGCGTTAAACCTCCATGAATACCAGTATAACGGTTTTGAGCCCGGGTTTAGTAGGTACAGTAGGAGGGAGGACGTACTAAAGGACTTGCTCACGGTGGTAATGGGGACAAAAAGGGCTATTAACACGTATTTTCCGGAGTTTGAGGTAAAAGAGGTCTCAGAGAAAATTGATTCACTGCTTAACCAGTTTATGATGTCGGGAAACTATAGGGGCTAAACACCCGGACGAACAAAGGAATGGGTGCAAGTTAGTTGACTCCGGGTAAGGGGACCATAAGGGCAAATGGCCTCCTTTACAATACACAGTAAAGAAAGTTTTATTTTTATAGTTGTGTAGTAACATGTGTTAATAACGAGGTAAGTTTACTGCCGTCCTGCACGGCCTCACCCCCCGGCGAAGACCTAACTTTTCCGGCCCCAAAACCCAATAAGTTAAAGAGGTTGTTAACCTTTTGTGTTTTTATTTTTACAAATATAGTATCAATATAGAAATAATATTATATGTATAGACATCAATAGTGAGGGAACTCGTCCGAGGCCTCCCACGTGCCCTTTGTAGACTGTAATTTTCTCCACGAAATCGGTGCAATTCAGTATACGAAATGATATGGTGTACGTGGGGTTACCCTGAGCATCCGTGTCATGACCTCCCTTGTTATACGCTTTACACACAGTATGTACCATGTTGTCAAGTGTATATTTAATGTGATAATTTGCATTACAGATAAGGAGTCATAAAAGGGCCGTGAAAGACACCCTTCTTTCAGTTATTTTGGCCTAAGTTAAAAAGCCCCTTGGAGCTCTCAACACACCCTATTATAAAAGTCACGTCATGTTACTCCTTTTACAGTTTAGACTTTGGGACAGCTGTTGGGGGAATGGAATTATCTATAAATAGAATTACTATGTCATTTAGCTCTCTAAGGCTTAGCACATTTTAACCCTTGTGTAGGGTGTGTGTTGGGGACAGAAAAGCGTCTAATTCACCCTTCTGGTTATGACCAGCAACCCTATCAAGTTTCCTAAAGACTGTAATATAAAAGGCAAGTACGGGTTAACGTCAAAAAGGGACCCGACTATAAGGTCACTCGGCAAGGACAGTACCCCGGATATTAGCAAAAACACGCTGTATGCTGTGACGTAATTACTCTTATTAATTTGGTAAAACAACGCTTGCGAAGAGGGTATGGACATCGACGAGGTCAAAGACCAAAAGAGGAACGCTATTATCGAGGACACCCCGCGGGAGACCGAAAATAACAGCATCGACACAGAACCTATGACCACGGCTAGGGTAAAGACCCTCATGACACCTAAACGGTCTGCTAAATGCCCGAAGTAGAACGCCAGCGAGTTCTCCCCTAAAACCCTAATAGAGTAAAGGAGCCCGACCTCACTTAACGTCAGCCCGATGACCTGTTGGGAAAAGATAGGGACGATGAAAGAGTCGACCGTGACTAATAAAGAGAAAAGGGTAAACACAATAGCCGAAAATACCGAAGAGAAGTTCATAGAGGGTGTTTCCTCTACCTTTTTCTCGTCTAGGACTAACGCCCTGGTTACAGTGGCTATAAAAGTCGTCACTGATGTGGCGAGTATTAAAAGCCTGTCAACTCCCGTTATTGCGCCTAACAGTGGAGAAAATACCGCAGGTAGACCGGCAATCGTCATGAACCAGCCCATGTTCGTGGCTTGTTTGTCCCCCTTCATTATCAAGTACTGCCTTGAGGTGTTTGAGAGCGGGTGGCCTACCCCTAAATCTATTATAAAGCCCGAGGGTGTGAATAGCGGGGAGAAGGTGTATATCATGAGGGCTGAGACCGACCTGATGACCCCTCCTAAAACTAACCCCTCCTTCGGGCCGAGCTTAAGTATCATTTTCCTCGCTATGAGGGAGAAAGCGGAGGAAAGCAACGTAGCTACGCCGTAAAACGTCCCTATTGTGACCGGGGAAAACCCGAGTTGCTTAAAGATGAGGGGCAAAAAGAATACCCACGACGCGGTGAAGAAAGTAGGTATCGCGGAGGTAAGGCCTAAGACCAGCGTGGTCCTTGAAGGTAGCATGACATTATTTAGTCCTGAGCGGTTATAAACCTTGAAGGGGTCTGAGATTCCCGGAATGAGTTTGTATAGGACTCTCACTCCTTAGGCTCTACCGAATTCGTGGGGGACAAATTAGGTGTTGTGGTTTAAGTAAAGTAGTATACACGATACTAGAGGAGCTTTCTGACCTCCTCCCTGTCCTAAAGGGCGAGGGTTCCCCTAGGGCGGATCATAGGTTTGCGGTTCACCGCCTTCATCTTCATCACTTCATTGCTGGTGGAGTTTACCTACCCCGCTCCATTCGTCCAGTGGTAGACCACAGGCTGGGCCTTCAGCCCGTTACCCCTATCCCTCACCAATAGTTGACCCCTACTCTTGATCCTTAGGGACTCAGGGATATGTAGTCCTGTGCGGGACACTCATTTTTGCTATGCCCACAAGGTGGGCTTCCCCGCACTTTATTAACAGTTTTAAGCTAAGATTAAAAAGCATTACCCCGCCCTAAAGGGCGAGACTTTCCTACCCTTTGTCAAAAGACCTTTATATTTCATGCTTATCAGGAAAAACTCCTTTAATTCTCTTACTACGGTCTGTAATGGTAAGTAGCATTAAACGTCGGAGAGGGATGGCCCCGAAAAACTGAAAGGGACTACCTAAGTTACAGTGGGGTTTGCACACAACGTCATTAAAGGTCTTATATCAGGCGTCCTTGCCACTATTGGACCGTTTATTTCATGGGTCTATAATTTCTATCTGGTCCTTAACCCTTTCAAAGTCTTTATCTGTAGTAACTAAGGGCATCTTAAATTTCTTACTTAAAACTACGAGGTAAGCGTCGGCGGGGTCTAAGTCCTTTTCTACTACAAAATATACTAAGTCCCTTATTTCGTCACTTTTTACCTCCACTACCTCGTCTACGGTTAACGGAAGTGAGGTTATAAGGTTGAGGTAACCTAGAGCCCTCAGTTTCTCTCCTTTTTTACTGTATTCCATGTATTTTTTTAATGCCCAGTCTATAAATTCTATTAGCGTTATTACGCTCACTTTCCCTTTCCTAGTCTTCTTGGATATAAACGCGCTCGTATCTATTAAGATTTCGTCTTTTCCCAAACCGCTTCCCTAAACGCTTCCTTTAGCTCTTTTGGTGATATTGACCTAAGGAACTCCGTCAATTCTTCCATGTCCTTCACCCTCTCTAGTTCCTCCGCAAATGCGGTATATGGAGTCAGGACTATAACTCCACCTAGGTCTACTACATAGACCTGCTTATTGGCATACCACTTACCTAGGTAGACTCTCCCCTTTGAGTCCGCTGTCTTAACTTCCATAGGTATTAGTGGGAACACATAGATTTAAACCTTTCCCACCCTCAGGCTGGGTAGCTTTCTCAAAATGTTTAAGTGAATACGTTTTCTCTGGATCGGCGTGCTATTGAACTTTGTTGGGTCCCAAAAAAGAGCCCCTCACAGATTGCTTTATAAATGCGTCCGCTTTACATGGGAGTACCCCCCTGTTAATTGACCGAGTATAAGCACTTTACAAAGGGTTTGGGGGTCCTCGAGTATTAAACGCAAAATATAGCGACCACGTTATTGTTTGGAGTAATACGTTCTACTGTAACTTTTTTTTTAAAAAATCTGAACTGATATCGGTAGACCGGACAGTTGGGCCCTCAATAGTAGCCATCATATAATATATTTCTAGATCCTAGTTGTGAAAAGAGGCCGTACTGGGTTTTCAAACAAGCAGAATACTCAGGCCTGAGGCTTTCCCTCTATTACCAAGGCTTTGTACGTGTTTTTCTATTCAGAATGAGCGGAAAGGGGTTTGTCCTGTTTTCAAATTAAAGAAAAATAATCAAGAAAAGTAAAGCTTATAAATGTATTATATTCTATTTATATCCATGCAATTAGAACCCGGAGAACAAGTAATTTGGAGTGAATTTCCTATGAGCAGATACAGAAGGAATGCCACAATAGGGCTCTCCATCCTCGGCGTAATATTCCTGCTAACGGTAATCTTCGCCTTTTTAGGTGTGATGTTCATAGTTATAGGTTTAGTAATGTACTTCCTGCTGAGGTCTGCTAACCAATACGTGGTCACCAACAGGAGGGCAATGCACCTTAAGTTCGGAAAAGTAGTAAGGGAAGTCCCCCTTAATACGCCTAACCTCCAAGTGTCCCTCGTAAACCCGCAGTACATCGAGACCAGGTTAGCAGGACAGCACGTCGTACAAGACGTGATATTCCTACAGAACGGTATGGAGTTACTGAGGTTCAGTAAGGTACATAAAGGAGACGAGTTGATAGCGAGACTGAGGAGCATGGGTTTCGTGTCGGCATGACTTTCTGCGGAAAGTAGATGAGGGCCTTCTATAAGTAAAGTCCTTATTTTCATACTGTCGATAAGCCAGTAGGTCTTTTTTACCACCCGTCCGCTTACCCACCCGCCTATACTTACCGCCCTCACAGTCCCCACATATTTCATAACAGTACACTACGTATTATTGCCACCTTGGGTTAAGGGCCTCGTTTGCAAGCGTAAGCCCTTATTGAGACGTAAGTCCAGATTATTCACGGTTAAAGGCGAGGCTCGCGTTCATATCATCGAAAAACCGCGAACATAAATTACCCTAAACACTTAAGCCTATGTTTGTACCCTATTTTATGTTAAATGTTTGAGGACTAGGAGCTCAGGCCATGAATTGTGTAATGGTAATAACTAATTAGCAAAAAAAGTGTCAGACATAGTGGTTTTACGTTACCTGTTTATCGTAATGTCCGCTATCACTCCCCCTTAACGATCCTCGGCTTATACATTTCCTTATCGTCCTACCTACTATAAACCTCCCGTAGGGCAGGATTAACACCGCGTTGTACTTCCTAACTTCACCCGCAAACTCTTCCAGCTTCCTGAAAGCGTTTATCTTATCGTATGTTATACAGTACGCGATGGAGACCCCCATCATGACCGTCCCGAGTGTTAAGTTGTCTTCGAACTCTGTTTCGTCCATTACCGTGGTGTCGAGCACTACGCCAGTCTCCTTCAAGAAGGAAATCCTCTCTCTCGAAAAGTCCTTCTTACCGCCTTTCCTGACCACTACGATGACGTCTACGTCCGAGTCGTCCCTATACTTACCTATGACCCTACTACCGAAAAAGATTATGGCCAAGACGTCGTCGTTTAATAACATCCTCGTAGCCAAGCTAAATAACTCCATATTTTCGGAGGAAAGACTCAGCAACCTTGAGCACCTCCTCTGAGTACTCTATTCCCTTTTTACACATCTCCTCCGTCACCACCTCCTCCGGTGTCTTCACGTCAAAGCCGTTCAGGACCGGGTACCTTGATGTAGTCCATGCCCCGGATAGGTAGTCTAAAGCTTCTAAGACCTTGTCAAGGTCATTTCCCAGCTCTTGTAAGTGGGCTGATGCCTCGGCTATTACGTCGTGTTCCTCCTTATACACTAATTTTACTTCGAGCATAGCTATAACGCCCTTCTCTACCGACTGTTGGGAATAGAAGAAACACTCAGGGTAGTCCTTAGCCTCATAGGCTTGTCTAGCCCTCTGGTGGTCCTTAACGGCGACTGAGTAAAAGGCCTTGGCAAACTCTCTGTATTTCCTTGGTATCATCCCCTAGATAATTATGAATGGATATAAAAAAGGTTAATGAATTGGTTAAGCT belongs to Stygiolobus caldivivus and includes:
- a CDS encoding MFS transporter; translated protein: MLPSRTTLVLGLTSAIPTFFTASWVFFLPLIFKQLGFSPVTIGTFYGVATLLSSAFSLIARKMILKLGPKEGLVLGGVIRSVSALMIYTFSPLFTPSGFIIDLGVGHPLSNTSRQYLIMKGDKQATNMGWFMTIAGLPAVFSPLLGAITGVDRLLILATSVTTFIATVTRALVLDEKKVEETPSMNFSSVFSAIVFTLFSLLVTVDSFIVPIFSQQVIGLTLSEVGLLYSIRVLGENSLAFYFGHLADRLGVMRVFTLAVVIGSVSMLLFSVSRGVSSIIAFLFWSLTSSMSIPSSQALFYQINKSNYVTAYSVFLLISGVLSLPSDLIVGSLFDVNPYLPFILQSLGNLIGLLVITRRVN
- a CDS encoding nucleotidyltransferase domain-containing protein, with protein sequence MELFSLATRMLLNDDVLAIIFFGSRVIGKYRDDSDVDVIVVVRKGGKKDFSRERISFLKETGVVLDTTVMDETEFEDNLTLGTVMMGVSIAYCITYDKINAFRKLEEFAGEVRKYNAVLILPYGRFIVGRTIRKCISRGSLRGSDSGHYDKQVT
- a CDS encoding nucleotidyltransferase domain-containing protein yields the protein MNLEPYIEFVKEKMEILSSFPRMSPLIYQAVKKALEVYDVKGEVYFFGSIIEGKFTVASDIDVAVLVDKIPEKRKEVVHKVFEILESNGLPWWFPLEIHFFTPSLFEAFKKGGANFVKAEDYLKNNTQ
- a CDS encoding PaREP1 family protein produces the protein MEKDLYIVDRDYVEARLIESLSDLFLSLTLWKEGYTRNSAGKAFSAVRALLSALIVVNEDKLLNLAKDDKEKEWVKKKAHTVPTHSMYALAHMLKEAGINVLDLVNYALNLHEYQYNGFEPGFSRYSRREDVLKDLLTVVMGTKRAINTYFPEFEVKEVSEKIDSLLNQFMMSGNYRG
- a CDS encoding VapB-type antitoxin, yielding MEVKTADSKGRVYLGKWYANKQVYVVDLGGVIVLTPYTAFAEELERVKDMEELTEFLRSISPKELKEAFREAVWEKTKS
- a CDS encoding HEPN domain-containing protein — its product is MIPRKYREFAKAFYSVAVKDHQRARQAYEAKDYPECFFYSQQSVEKGVIAMLEVKLVYKEEHDVIAEASAHLQELGNDLDKVLEALDYLSGAWTTSRYPVLNGFDVKTPEEVVTEEMCKKGIEYSEEVLKVAESFLRKYGVI
- a CDS encoding PIN domain-containing protein is translated as MGKDEILIDTSAFISKKTRKGKVSVITLIEFIDWALKKYMEYSKKGEKLRALGYLNLITSLPLTVDEVVEVKSDEIRDLVYFVVEKDLDPADAYLVVLSKKFKMPLVTTDKDFERVKDQIEIIDP
- a CDS encoding HEPN domain-containing protein, encoding MSSYDEVNRLLRRAEKFRKDAISSCSEGYYDIACFYAEQAVQLRIKAYMLKNLGFMPRVHDVRDLLSTIYKYTNDERVREFVNRNRSSLKDLEEGYTETRYGTTEYTEEDAKECLNIMEELFNLVVV